DNA from Aphis gossypii isolate Hap1 chromosome 3, ASM2018417v2, whole genome shotgun sequence:
agtCTCATGacgaacttaaaaaatatttgtttttttaatgcaacCCATCATTAAAtgcattcaatttaatttcaatattaaaatatatgactaataaaaaaaattatttacattttatgataatttagaaattatattttgttatcgaGTAGTAAACGAGTATGTTTGTTGCAAGTATAGTCATTAGTCATAATAAGTGAttacaaaatacttaatagtcatatattaataaaataaatttcaaacaatccatatcacaaaattatacttcaacaatactttaattaagttataacttttcaTCGAGATTGGATTcacaaatagttatttaaagattatgtcaattacttatttgtaattataagtgacttatagttttaatacgaCTGAAATTTCAATGAACTAACTTAACTATGCGATAGTTGTTTTGTAACAAGACCGTTTCATGCATGGTTACCTATTGATTGAGTTTACGttttatatgtacaatattttacataatattattttaaatttttaatattaaaaggatctttaaatttattagagtacctattttaaaatctttgagacatacattaatttttaaaaaattatattgattaatatttaaaactagctggctccgtgcacttcgttgcccgttaaaaatgccaattctatataatatgattcgaattttgattaatttgttatttaatattcggtttaacggtgttcaaaacttatatattttcattgaccgttttgattctcaaaaatcttgtgaaaccaccactttaatatgcgaattttgtaaaatgctttcttattgcacactaaatttgtggtacgattttacgaatgtaccgtgtaaattttaagcatcgatctatcattgttcaggctctacgtttattagtcagtgagttactcaagtcataatattatagtcattctgcttgccgttgccgtgagactctcttatgattatgcgagcagtatattatcatgtaggcaatccacacatggtggattgcggaccccgcgagatgtgtacgtaagcttataatttctaacacttaagtttcaaagttatatcatttttttattttactacggtgggtaaaataaaataatgtgccatctcgtaatttttatattgttgcctgttggtaaaacaataaaacttggtataacttgttatgttagtttattgctgtgaatttgaaatttactgtagacattgacttattttgctaattcttatttttgttgttatggttttaacaaaatataacaacaggtctataattataattatcataatcaatagtgaccttaatatagtttattttcttgctggactgcagtgacagttgttgtttttttacatccaGATTCCGAAGTTTTCTGGtggattttactaaaattgtacTACATAACTACATAAGCACCTTCTCTTGCGACCAATAGGAGCGAAtcatcagtgaaaaatgttacaaaaatggggaaaataaatagtaataacaaaaaattgttaccatgattaccgaaataaaatagtaataataataataataatagtaatagtagtcatcggtattttttatttttcattgtatttttttttaattttccgtgcaattttcttaactttttcttaCATAAACCTTCTCCTGGAAAttacgacccaaacaaaataagaatgagcgaaatcgaTCCATCGTTCTCAATTgatgaaatgttatacatttttgtctctattttatatatatagaagatagaagatagatattattgtgaactaaaaaaaaatcactcaacaaatttcaattccaaactaaaataactatagaaaccATAGATTAAATTGATTGTACATCGAGCTGATGTTTAGATGTCTACCATAGAGTAAATAAAGACAATGGTATCGAGTTCAAATTCCAGACATCAATGAATAGATTTTGCACTTTTTCTACTTATTCGgttgactttttaaaaattttctttcgtaAAAACCTTCTCCagacaataacaaatactcctaaaaaataattggcgAAATTGGTTCAGCTGTTCTCAATTGATGAatctattatacaaaaataagtcCGGTTTTCCTCCCTGACGCTATAACTCCAGAACGCACGAACCGATTTCCACGGTTTTGCATTCGTTGGAAAGGTCTTGGGCTCCGTGAGGTTTATAGCAAAGAAAATTCTGGAAAATTCAGGAAAAATTCAACAGAAAAGTGGGGAAATCGTTTTTCACATACAGCGCCATCTATTATACATAGCATGTACTTCAAACCAATAGCAACGGTGCGTGATAAAGTGTGTGACAGATAGTTATTCTCTGCTcagttaatttcatttaagctCAGTGTAATTATGTGGATCGtgcatttgaagttaaattcaACACTCTGTCCATAGTCCAAAATGCCTAGAGAACGACGTGCGAACATCGGCCGCCGCACAAGACATGCAAGCCAGCAACAAGTCTATTCAAGGAACTTAAGAGAAgaaagacaaaatataataagaaaatgacCGATTGAGACATCGCGTGAGCACACGAAGATCATTGGCATCATACAATCGCTTGGCATTCCAATATGATCCCACTGCGAACTACAGTGATGATGAAAATTTGGATATTGGACGAATGACGACTATATGCCGATATTGCAATGCGGTAAAGTTCAAAAGAGAAACGGTTGGATTGTGCTGCGCAAGTGGAAAAGTCAAACTGGATCCATTACTTACACCACCACAGCCACTGAAAACATTGTTTGATGGAAGTGATCCCGATTCCAGCCATTTTCTTCAACACATCCTTGAATACAATAACTGCTTTCGCATGACTTCCTTTGGAGCTAATATCATTCGAGAAGGCGGCTTCATGCCGACTTGCAAGGTAAAAGATACAACACACATAACCAACACATAATTGCAACACATAACAACTTCATATACACCACACACTACACCATCACACGATTTACAATGTATTcatgaacaaattttaatgattatttgcaATTCCAGATACAAGGTCAAATATCATTTGCATGGTTCAATGGTGCCAACACCAGATGAACCGCATCAATTTctgcaaatatatttcatttcgtCGATGGTGGATCAGCTGAACGTGCGGTGCAATATACAGGGAGCACAACAGTTAAAGAGACGAATTATTGAACAGTTGCAAGCATTTTTTCACGCTAATAATGCTGTGGTTAATATGTTCAAAACAGCATTGGAACGAATGCCATCGGATACGCACAAATTTGTCATAAGAGCGGATTGTACTCCAACAGGTGAACATGTGCGAAGATATTCAATGCACCCACCGTTAATGATGTTGCTGCAATTATTGTTGGCGATCCAACTAAATCACGAGACATTGTCGTTCAGCGAAGAAGCAATATCATGCATCGTGTAAACGAGACACATCGTTTGTACGATGCGTTACAATATCCAATCATTTATTGGCAAGGGCAAGACGGATACGACATCACGTTGAAGATGGTCGATCCAATTACAGGTACAATATTCACACActaattatttccattattacttttattggtTTCCATtaacaattcatttaattttgcattttcAGGAGTATCAAcgaatataaaaatctaagcGCAATGAATTACTATGCGTATCGTATGATGATTCGTACACATGAGGAGAATGTCATTCTGAAGTGCGGTCGGCTATTCCAGCAATTCGCTGTCGACATGTATGTCAAAGTCGAGACCGAACGTTTAGCGTTCATCAGATTCAATCAGCCAAAGCTACGATCTGAGGACTATATACACTTGCGTGATGCTATTCATTCAGATGGTGATGTTCAGAATATTGGACGACTGACGATTCTCCCATCAACTTATATCGGAAGCCCACGCCACATGCACGAATACGCTCAAGACGCTATGACGTACGTGCGAAATTATGGAACTccggatttatttattacggtCACATGCAATCCGAAGTGGACGGAAATTGAACGCGAGTTGGAACCGGGTCAAAAACCGCAAGATCGCCATGACATAATCGCCAGAGTATTTCAGCAAAAACTCAAGGTTATGATGGATGTGCTTACTAAGTATCGAGTTTTTGGTGACACACGTTGTTATATGTACTCGGTGGAATGGCAGAAGCGTGGACTACCGCATGCTCATATCCTAATTTGGTTGCTGAACAAATTACATTCAAATGAAGTGGATGACATCATATCAGCTGAAATTCCTGATCCAGTCACTGATCCCCGTCTACACGACATTGTGACGACACAGATGGTGCATGGACCGTGCGGTGCATTAAATCCATTATCGCCTTGCATGGCTGATGGAAAGTGCACAAAACGATATCCGCGACCGTTAGTTGCTGAAACAGTCACAGGAACGATGGATATCCAGTTTATCGTCGGCGTTCAAAAGAAGATAACGGTCGAACTATCAAAGTTAAAGTTCAAAATCAAGAGATTGAGATCGGAAATGAATTCATTGTACCATATTGCCCGCTGCTATCACGAATTTTCGAAACACATGCAAACGTTGAGAGTTGTCATTCGGCCaaatcaatcaaatatttgtgCAAGTACGTCACAAAAGGCAGCGACATGGCTGTGTTTGGTATTGCGTCGGAAAATGTGAATGACGAAATCAGCAACTTCCAAATAGGCAGATACGTCAGTACTAATGAAGCACTGTGGCGATTATTGTCATTTCAAATTCATGAAAGATATCCCACAGTTGTACATTTAGCAGTGCATTTGGAAAATGGCCAAAGAGTTTACTTCACTGAGGCTAATGCGGCACAACGAGCTGAGAGACCACCATCGACAACATTGACTAGCTTCTTTGCAATGTGTGAAGCAGATCCATTCGCAGCGACGCTGATGTACGTTGAAATGCCCAAGTATTACACTTGGAATCAATCAACAAAGAAATTCCAACGTCGCAAACAAGGAACCCCAGTTCCAGACTGGCCACAGGTGTTTTCAACTGATGCACTAGGTCGTATGTACACTGTTCATCCTAGAAAcgatgaatgtttttatttgtgacTGCTGTTAGTAATGTACGTGGACCGAAATCATTTGCGCATTTGAAAACTGTGAATGGCCACCAATGCCAAACATATCGAGAAGCATGTCAACTATTGGGTTTGCTGGAGAACGATTCTCATTGGGATTTAACACTTGCAGATTCAGTTGTTTCATCAAATGCGTACCAAATACGAACGCTGTTCGCAATTATCATCACCACATGTTTTCCTTCACAACCAATTCAGTTATGGAACAAATACAAAGACGCCATATGTGAAGATATCTTGCATCGCTTGCGTATTCAAACGAATAATCCTGACATACAAATAACCGATGAAATCTACAATGAAGGATTGATTCTGATTGAGGATCAATGCTTGACTATTGCAAACAAGCTACTGATTGAAGTAGGAATGATTGCGCCAAATCGATCGATGCACGATGCATTCAACCAAGAATTAAATCGAGAGCTGCAATACAATGTTGATACATTGCAGGAATTCGTTAGAAATAATGTTCCGTTGCTGAATGAACAGCAAAAACAagtatacaaaacattaatgcAAGCGGTGGACAATAATACTGGTGGTCTATTCTTCCTGGATGCACCTGGAGGAACAGGGAAAACATTTGTCATTTCATTGATTTTGGCCACTATTCGATCAAGATGTGACATAGCTTTGGCGTTAGCATCATCTGAAATTGCGGCGACTCTTCTAGATGGCGGTCGTACTGCACATTCTGCGCTTAAGTTGCCACtcaatttaaacacaattgaTACTCCAACGTGCAATATTTCCCGATCCAGTGCAATGGGAAAATTGTTAATGCAATGCAAGCTCATTGTTTGGATGAGTGCACAATGCACATAAGAAATCACTTGAAGCACTTAACTTCACACTGAAGGATCTTCGGAGAAATAACAACATTTGGCGGCTTATGATATTGTTGGCAGGCTTTCAGAGACTTAGTAGTTGTGCGCAGTGGAACTTGCCTAGAGGACAGATTCTTGCATGATGTATATGTGACTGCATAAACTTAATTCATTGATGCTTGCTATGTATGTCTCCACCTTATATAATCTCTACACATCTTTACTGCTCATCATTATCGAAATATTTCACTTATCtacaattcatttaaaattttactcattttttCTTCAACGTGGATTTCTTGATCATCGATTATTCTGcactatttcataatttaatcttaCCAACGACTTTTGCCGATTTGTAGACCTCAATTAGttcttattgaaaatgttttcccAAACATTAGTGagaattataagaattatgcTTGGTTAAGTCAACGAGCAATTCTTGCAGCAAAGAATATGATGTCCACGCACTGAATTTCACCATTCAATCAAAAATTGCTGGCGATTTGGTGACATACAAATCCGTTGATTCAATAACAATCCCGATGATGTAGTAAATTATCCAACGGTTTTTGAACTCTCTGGAGATACCAGGATTTCCACCACATAACTTGCAACTGAAAGTTGGTACAGTTATTTTGATACTGCGTAATTTGAATCCACCGCGACTTTGCAACGGTACTCGACTTTCGTTCGTAAAGAGACTTATGCCGAATTTAATTGAGGCAACCATTATTAACGGAAAGTACGCAggtgaaaatgtatgtattcctCGAATACCAATGATTCCGACTGATCTTCCGTTTGACTTCAAACGATTGCAATTCCCAGTTCGCCTTGCGTTCGCAATGACAATTAATAAGTCGCAAGGCCAATCGCTTAGTGTTTGCGGGATAAATTTggaaaatcattgtttttcaCATGGACAGTTATACGTTGCGTGTTCACGAGTTGGGAAACCATCCGCTTTGTTTGTGTTAACGTCAgaccaaaaaacaaaaaatgtggtTTACCAAAGAGCACTACaatgaaacaattaaataacatttcattttagtaggtaattgaaatgaatttattactgttgtgaaatgaaataaatattttccttttcaaatatataacaaaaaaaattttttttctttatcttttAATCACCAAACGAAATGTTACATAAAACGAATCTGGTGGCGAAACGGAGTTCGCCGGGTctgctatttttatatatatttgtctccatttttatgtataaaaatttttaatttctttttttactatgacaacgatttaagtttgtatgtctatttgcatgcatttttaaaaacattttaaataaatgatttattttatttaaatggttgccattgactaccaaaaataatttagttta
Protein-coding regions in this window:
- the LOC126550985 gene encoding uncharacterized protein LOC126550985 — translated: MYVKVETERLAFIRFNQPKLRSEDYIHLRDAIHSDGDVQNIGRLTILPSTYIGSPRHMHEYAQDAMTYVRNYGTPDLFITVTCNPKWTEIERELEPGQKPQDRHDIIARVFQQKLKVMMDVLTKYRVFGDTRCYMYSVEWQKRGLPHAHILIWLLNKLHSNEVDDIISAEIPDPVTDPRLHDIVTTQMVHGPCGALNPLSPCMADGKCTKRYPRPLVAETVTGTMDIQFIVGVQKKITVELSKLKFKIKRLRSEMNSLYHIARCYHEFSKHMQTLRVVIRPNQSNICAIVHLAVHLENGQRVYFTEANAAQRAERPPSTTLTSFFAMCEADPFAATLMYVEMPKYYTWNQSTKKFQRRKQGTPVPDWPQVFSTDALGRINVRGPKSFAHLKTVNGHQCQTYREACQLLGLLENDSHWDLTLADSVVSSNAYQIRTLFAIIITTCFPSQPIQLWNKYKDAICEDILHRLRIQTNNPDIQITDEIYNEGLILIEDQCLTIANKLLIEVGMIAPNRSMHDAFNQELNRELQYNVDTLQEFVRNNVPLLNEQQKQVYKTLMQAVDNNTGGLFFLDAPGGTGKTFVISLILATIRSRCDIALALASSEIAATLLDGGRTAHSALKLPLNLNTIDTPTCNISRSSAMGKLLMQCKLIVWMSAQCT